The window GTGTTTATCTCAGATTGTAACAGTGTGTTTACCTCAGACTGTGACAGTGTCTTAGTGTAGGCTTAAGAAGGGTCTTTTCCACTCCAGGTGGTACCCACTACCAGGCTCCTCCCTCTCCAGCGAGCGtgcccttctcttcctcttctccccctccctcctcttcccattccttccttttttctttcttcctgccCCGCTCTTCCCCCCGTCTTTCAGCGCGCCGTCTTTCCCATATGTCTGGGACTTGTTGGTCTCCTGAGGCAAATTggttccctcctcctcctccatgcggAAGGTGATGGGTAAGTTCTTGGTTCCCCCTGGGGGTTTGGGGTGGGGGTTTGGGGTTCCCAGCCCcaggctgacccccaccccTGGAAGCCCCAGCCCAGCTCCACTGCTGACGGCTGGGCGAACCGGCAGCTCCCGGACCTCGGCTGTGTGGACCTCTTCAAGCAGCTCCTGAAGCCACATTCGGCgcttgaaatcctgcagcacccgtcCCTTATCGTGCATCAGCTGGGCGTGGGTCACCGAGCGCTTCCTGGGACAGGGAGAACAGGGACTGTTAGAACACACAGAAGGACACCCAGTctttcagtcaatcaatcaataaatttTATacagcttttttatttttcaatcagcagttgccacaaagtgcttttacagatactcggcctgaaaccccaaagagcaagcaacaacagagttgaCGCACAGTGGCTCTCGTTCCTACGAGTCAGTGTTATGTCTCCGATGTGAAACTCTGCCAATATGAACTGTTATTGGCCGCATGCTAGAAGTCTGTAATCACCACCAAAACGTTATAAATTGTGTGACTGATATGTAACCCAGAGAAGAAACTCAGTATGTTTGTGCTTATTTAGTGGACAACATCACCACAACTAGTTTACAAGATGGTGTTGTGTCCTTCGTTTGTAAATTAAACTGTTTTTAAATCTTTAAGTAGTTCACCCTTCTTACAAATGAAGACAGGAGTTAAccttccctgtgtgtgtgtgtgtgtgtgtgagagagtgtgtgtgtgtgtgtatgcgtgtgtttgtgtgtgtgtgagagagtgtgtgtgtgtgtgtgtatgtatgcgtgtgtttgtgtgtgtgtgagagagtgtgtgtgtgtgtgtatgtatgcgtgtgtttgtgtgtgtgtgtgtgtgtgtatgtgtgtgtgtgtgtgtgtgtgtgtgtgtgtttgtgtgtgtgtaaatgtgtgcttTGGTGTGGAGTTGGATAGCAGGAGGGATACTGTCCAAatgtcttgaaacaattacatatTTCAACACTCTGCTCCTTCACATGCCAAAGTAAAGTATAATGTGctgttattttaaaacattcacacTTCGAAGCAGAAAAAGATCCTCTCTAGGCCCATGTCTGGGGAACATGCTGTGCACTGTTTGACCACTGGGGGGCAGTCTAAATGAACAAATGGCTTGTTTGCCTCCTGCTTGTCTGGCTGGACTGGAACTCGACCATGCTCCTCAAGCATATTTACAGGAGTGAGTAGGTAGAggtggaaaatgtaaaatgagaAAGTGCTCATGGTTGAGTACTTATATTGACCccaattcagactgacaaacgTTTCCCACTAACCTTGAAGACGCAAAACCTGCACCACCAATTAATCAAACTACACTTCACAATTCTCTAACCTCATATAAATTGTTATTAATCCTACATATCTCTCACAAAGGGGTTTCATAGTTACTCACACACGTCTGTGTCCAATCCAGACTGCTACCTAATAATCTGTCAAGTATCAACCTCCAAGAAGCTGATCGTGGCTCCACTCTTTTAAAACTATTATTTTAATCCTGACCCTGACAGGAAGGTCAAGAGTTAAGGGATATTTACTGGTTGACTTGCTGGTTGACAAcacagcagttttttttttacaatatctGGCAACTATTATCAGAGTATTTTCATGCAGCTAAACCCGTTGGCCATCAGCATGATTCATAgttgaaagaaagagaggggaggctGAGTGAgtagagacatggagagagttTCCACTGTAGTTAAGCAGATACATAAGATCAGTCTCCATGCTGCCAAACACTAAGAGATTACTTTTCCTTTCTTCAGGAAAATCACTTTTTCCCCTCTGAGGAAATCATCCCTACTGTCACAGAGGCCTCATATTGTCTACATGCGTGTGTGGCTGTAACAGAGAAGCATAAACTTGTCTGTCACCTCAAGTTAATATCAGTGTGTCTGACAGTTTTATACACCAGGACATGCTAGAAACAAACCGCTGGAGTATCTTTGGTTTACAATGACAGCTGGAGTATTTTTGGTTTACCAAGACAGTTGGACTATCTTTGGTTTGCCAAGACAGTTGGAGTATCTTTGGTTTGCCAAGACGGATGAAGTATCTTTGGTTTGCCACGACAGATGAAGTATCTTTGGTTTGCCAAGACAGATAAAGTATCTTTGGTTTGCCAAGACAGATGAAGTATCTTTGGGTTACCAAGACAGCTGGAGTATCTTTGGTTTACCAATCAGCACTAAGCCACAGGGCTAGATCCACTGTGTCCACAGAAAATGTGGTAGTAGTATCCAAAATAAAGACCAGAGAAAAGGCCTGACAGTCAAGATGCCAGAGATAAAGTCCTGACTGTCAGAACATATTAGTAATTTAGCATGCAAATTTATACCAAGCAATGTCCacgcatttttttttttatttcttgtccACCATGGGAATCGAACCTGAAAGAGCCACACTGTGTGACCTGTGACTCAGGGAATGCTCAGCGCATACAGGAAAATAAAGGCATTGATGGAAAGAGAAACCTGCTGATCTGCAAGGCCATGTTGCATTCAGGTAGAACGTAATTGGCTGGTGCAAGGCTGCCCAGCTCCATCATGACCTGGAAACCAGTACTCATGGTGTCACTGTGAACTGCTACCTGGAAACCAGTACTCATGGTATCACTGTGAACTGCTACCTGGAAACCAGTACTCATGGTGTCACTGTGAACTGCTACCTGGAAACCAGTACTCATGGTGTCACTGTGAACCGCTACCTGGAAACCAGTACTCATGGTGTCACTGTGAACCGCTACCTGGAAACCAGTACTCATGGTGTCACTGTGAACTGCTACCTGGAAACCAGTACTCATGGTGTCACTGTGAACCGCTACCTGGAAACCAGTACTCATGGTATCACAGTGAACTGAGCCTCGGCAACTGTCTCCAACTTTCACAGACGTCTGGGAAACAGGTTTATTGGATGCTTTTTTCCAGCACCTTGGGAACTTTGGCAGCCATCACACCCTCACCCCTTCAGGCCATAATGGAATCGTACTAGATCCTCTTgcccaaaatgttattttctgtgtgtatgtatgtgagtgGATGTGTTGAAACAGATGTGAGGTGAAGAAATAAATTAGAATGTAAATGGTCAATAACATTACAGTGTCTTCTAGTTGGTGAATTTCTTAAAATGACATCGTTTCTGCCAATCTCCACTACAGCAGAGTGTATCTGACCAGGATCATGTAACAGTAGAGCTGTTGAATAGTAGCCATCACCACACCAAAACTAAAACATCAGGAAAAGCAATattctcaatattttttttgtgtcaaaatattaacattagATCAAGAACAACGGGTTACAAGCCCTCCAAAACTGTAACATAGAAGTATATTTTCTTGTCCAATATAATGATAATATCCCGTCTTGAAAGGTGCTGTGTTTATATGCATGCAGATATTTCCTGTAATACTCAGGAAGGCGGAGGGAGGGAACTGAGCCGGCGTCTTTGGAAAACGTTCTCCCTCCTTTTCTACCTTTTATAAGCTCAACATCAAACAATCCGCCAGGCAAATCTCCCGGGAGGAACCCACCTTCTTGGTCTATCTGATAATAATTGTTTCTCTGTGCTGAGAAaagaagagagcgagagagagagagagagagaagtttgGAAAAGAGAAAGACTGCACTGTTTTCCCAGAACCCAGGTTACAAAGGCATGTCATTGCTCTGTCTGATTAAAGCGGAATCCAAACCAATCAGTGAGCTGAAATGGTTCCCCCATTAGTTAAGGTCTTCAGGCTCATTGGCCCCGTTCCAACACTATCATCAGGGGGAGTCCAAGCACTTGAGGCTAAGAGGCCTCGTTCCAACACTATCATCAGGGTGAGTCATAGAGTTTGAGGCTAAGAGGCCTAGTTCCAACACTATCATCAGGGTGAGTCCAAGGGCTTGAGGCTTAGAGGCCTAGTTCCAACACTATCATCAGGGTGAGTCCAAGCACTTGAGGCTCAGGGGCCTAGTTCCAACACTATCTTCAAGGGCCTCTTCATATTTATACAATGGAACATTTTGTCCACCACTACATTATTTTGTAACACAAAGAACAAGTTTAACTCGGAAACTCGTAGAACCTAACCAAACCCACCACTTTCTACCTCCTAACTCTTAGAACCTAACCAAACCCAGCACATTCTACCTCCTAACTCTTAGAACTTAACCAAACCCACCACTTCATACCTCTTAACTCTTAGAACCTAACCAAACCCACCACTTCGTACCTCTTAACTCTTAGAACCTTACCAAACCCAACACTTTCTACGTCCTAACTCTTAGGCCCTAACCAGACACCGCAATTCTCCTGACGGTAATGACCGATGAACTTCCCATCCCGCACAGCTCTGATAACTAGGAAGCTACCAGACGCCCCTCATGTGGCTACAGGACTAATCAGCTCTTTGAGATTCCTACTCTGGTCTTTATTCAACATCCTAGTCTCcccctcactgtctgtctgttcaagGCTTCTTGCCGGGAAGATACAGCATCGTCTGTTTCTGATCTTTTCCTCCCAGGTTCCAGGTTCTGACCTCATAACACGGCAGCCAAACCACTCTCAGATGTTGCATCTCTCTGCCTCAGAGCAGAGTTGCTGCCCTCGTGTTGCTAAAGAGATTGGATCCGTTCCACTGGCCACACTATTCTTTAAATAGTCTTGATCTGGGCCCTGGTCATCTAGTATATTATAGAAGAACAGGGTGCTATTTAAGGCCCAACACATAATATCAACACCTTAACAGGAACAAAGTCTGAGAGATGTGTCAATGTTATGAGGCTTCCCTACTGAGCAGGAATATCTAGCAGCTACTACCCacattcctcctcttctccccgcTCCTTCTTTCTCACAATCCTTTCCTTTACTCTCCatgctcctctcctcctcaatTCCGGGTTGTCCAATTGTCTGTCTTATTTAATGCTGCCTCCACCCGGGTCGGGCTGGATCACTGGTGCCTGACTCAGAGATATTATCTTCCCACAGAGAAAAGCTCTCCTAGCATATTTTGCATTCTAGTTCACTTGGGTTTCTTAGGGTGCGTCCCAAAATGGCCCCCTACTCCTTATCCCGCTGCCTGGACAGACATAGAGTCCTGTGGCTGGGACTGTCCCGTTTCAGGCTCCCCAGGGTTGTCAAGACTTGAAAGAGAGTGTTCTCCACTAGGCATAATATACTTCCCCCGGCAGCGCTGCATTTAGCTTCATCGGCTGCCTGCATCAGCGGTATTCCTGCTCTCTCTAAAATGACTCTCTTTCCAGCCCAGTTGCAGCTAGCAGGGTCCTGACCAGCCCAGAGGTAGCTAGCAGGGTGTTGACCAGCCCAGAGGCAGCTAGCAGGGTGTTGACCAGCCCAGAGGCAGCTAGCAGGGTGTTGACCAGCCCAGAGGCAGCTAGCAGGGTGTTGACCAGCCCAGAGGCAGCTAGCAGGGTCCTGACCAGCCCAGAGGTAGCAGGGTCCTGACCAGCCCAGAGGCAGCTAGCAGGGTGTTGACCAGCCCAGAGGCAGCTAGCAGGGTGTTGACCAGCCCAGAGGCAGCTAGCAGGGTGTTGACCAGCCCAGAGGCATCTAGCCGGGTCCTGACCAGCCCAGAGGCAGCTAGCAGGGTGTTGACCAGCCCAGAGGCAGCTAGCAGGGTGTTGACCAGCCCAGAGGCAGCTAGCAGGGTCTTGACCAGCCCAGAGGCATCTAGCAGGGTCTTGACCAGCCCAGAGGCAGCTAGCAGGGTCTTGACCAGCCCAGAGGCAGCTAGCAGGGTCCTGACCAGCCCAGAGGTAGCAGGGTCTTGACCAGCCCAGAGGCAGCTAGCAGGGTCTTGACCAGCCCAGAGGCAGCTAGCAGGGTCTTGACCAGCCCAGAGGCAGCTAGCAGGGTCTTGACCAGCCCAGAGGCAGCTAGCAGGGTGTTGACCAGCCCAGAGGCAGCTAGCAGGGTGTTGACCAGCCCAGAGGCATCTAGCAGGGTCTTGACCAGCCCAGAGGCAGCTAGCAGGGTCTTGACCAGCCCAGAGGCAGCTAGCAGGGTCCTGACCAGCCCAGAGGCAGCTAGCAGGGTCTTGACCAGCCCAGAGGCAGCTAGCAGGGTCCTGACCAGCCCAGAGGTAGCAGGGTCTTGACCAGCCCAGAGGCAGCTAGCAGGGTGTTGACCTGCCCAGACACAGCTAGCAGGGTGTTGACCAGCCCAGAGGCAGCTAGCAGGGTCTTGACCAGCCCAGAGGCAGCTAGCAGGGTGTTGACCAGCCCAGACACAGCTAGCAGGGTCTTGACCAGCCCAGAGGCAGCTAGCAGGGTGTTGACCAGCCCAGAGGCAGCTAGCAGGGTGTTGACCAGCCCAGAGGCAGCTAGCAGGGTGTTGACCAGCCCAGAGGCAGCTAGCAGGATCTTGACCAGCCCAGAGGCAGCTAGCAGGGTCCTGACCAGCCCAGAGGTAGCAGGGTCTTGACCAGCCCAGAGGCAGCTAGCAGGGTGTTGACCAGCCCAGAGGCAGCTAGCAGGGTGATGACCAGCCCAGAGGCAGCTAGCAGGGTGTTGACCAGCCCAGAGGCAGCTAGCAGGGTGATGACCAGCCCAGCCAAAGAGCATGGTCCTAACCAGCGCAGAGAAAGCTAGTGGGGTCTTGACCAGCCCAGAGAGgcaacaaacaaataaacaaaccaacaaacaaCCAAGCAATGATGTTTATGTTGGTAGCTGGTGgtcagagggggagaggaggagagtgaagagagagagagaaggagaggaaggagaggagggagaggaaggagaggaggagagtgaaggagaggatCACACAAGACGTCCCATGTGGTCCTAAATGCGCTGAGGAGCAGCAGGATGGAAGAAGGGGAGGGGGGATTTATCACAGAGGGCtttttttctcccctctctctctctctctctctctctatctctccctctctctctctctctctctccctctctctctctctcgctcccgctctctctctctctctctctctctctctccctctctcactctctctctccctctctcactctctctctccctctctcactctctctctctctctctccctctctctctctctctctctctccctctttcccccaTCTCTCTAAAAATGCACACAGGTGGGCGAACTCTATAAAAACAGTGTATGGCCCGGCCCGGCCCGACACGGAGACATTTTCCAGGAGCAACACAGTGACACGCCATGAAACACTTTAAAACGGaattaaatcaatatttttcttaaaaacaagcaattatttagaaataagtaaataaatatgaataaaatatttaaaacaaataatttaccATTCTGAATTTTTTCAGACTTATCTCAAATACTAACCTCATTAATCTTCTCTATTTCTTTTTGTTATTAGACTGGAGAATGTGATCAGTTTAACATTACGTCTGTGTAAATACAAATAGCATGTAAGTATGTTTTTATGAATATAAACGTACATTCTGCTGGTCAGGGCGTCGATGGGCCTCCCGTCATGTGGAACAGGTGAACACAGCAAAAACACGGCGAAGCACCACTGCCTCACAACACTCCGagggaaaaacattttcaacatagtctcctgcaaaacaacaacacatatgTTTTTAGCATGTTCTCctgcaaaacaacaacacatatgTTTTTAGCATGTTCTCctgcaaaacaacaacacatatgtttttaacatgttctcctgcaaaacaacaacacatatgTTTTTAGCATGTTCTCctgcaaaacaacaacacatatgTTTTTAGCATGTTCTCctgcaaaacaacaacacatgtGTTTTTAGCATGTTCTCctgcaaaacaacaacacatatgtttttaacatgttctcttgcaaaacaacaacacatatgTTTTTAGCATGTTCCCttgcaaaacaacaacacatgttTTTAGCATGTTCTCctgcaaaacaacaacacatatgTTTTTAGCATGTTCTCctgcaaaacaacaacacatgtttttaacatgttctcctgcaaaacaacaacacatgtttttaacatgttctcctgcaaaacaacaacacatatgTTTTTTACATGTTCTCctgcaaaacaacaacacatacaTGTTTGAAGTAACatcacaaaaatatgtttaccaAATGTAGACAATACATACATATTCTTTTACTTTccttagaaaaatattttcattggcTTTTTAAAAGTGTCTCTGGGGTTAGACCCTTACTGTTCAAAGACAAACATGAACTTTGATGTCTTTCCTGGTGAATAATGTTAACAGACATCTGTGGTATTCATTTAAACAGCAGATTCAGCTGAACAGTTCACAGCTCCTACAGAAGAAGAGTTTATTGCAGTTCATTCTGTTAGACCGGTCCAACCTGAACCGGACCAGCATCTCTCACCTAAACTGTCCACTTCACCCTGACTAAACCCTGTTCAGCTGAGCTGGAGTACAACCAACCCGCCAACCGTCcgaagaggggaggaggaagaggagaggaggaagaggaaaacaGGACTTACTTGGCCAAAGTTATATTCGTCCGTTCTGCTGTGCGTTTGTCCAGCCGTGTCCTCGGACCCCCAGAAGAGAAAGAACTCTGTCTTAGTTTCCAGGCtggaggaaaaaacaaacaaaccaagaTGAGATAAAGGTCAACCCAGGTGGTTATGGGTCTGTTAGAACGGTCGGCTGGGGGGGACGACCCCAAAACCCTCGGAGAGCCTCCTTCTTATCTCCACACACGACTTCACAGTCCAACTTACTTTTCTCTGTTCTTTGTTCCCACGTTATAGAAGAAAAACAAAGCCAAAGCGCAGAGTGATCCGGAGAAAATTAGTTAATAATATATCAGATGTTTAGGTTGTTCTGCTAGAAGAGCAGTGCAGAGCTCCAGGTGCAGAGCTCCAGGTGTTCCTGCTAGTCTCTGTCGTCCCGGTCCTGTCCTCAGCAGCGACTGGGGTGTTCTGTAGCTGGAGCCTGTACAGTCGTTGTTATAATGGCTCTGCTGAagctgcagctggagtcagatTCAAAGTGATGGGAAAGTTTTCATCAggattcctctctctccttctcccactCTCTATGTCTGAGCAGGTCAGGAGCAGGAGGGGGGTTTAGGAGGGAGGACCCTCCCACAGCAAGGgtgtatatggtgtgtgtgtgtgtgtgtgtgtggtgtttgtggtgtctgtggtgtctgtgtggagtggtttctgtgtgtgtggtgtatatggtgtgtgtatggtgtgtgtggtgtctgtggtgtctgtgtggagtggtttctgtgtgtgtggtgtatatggtgtctgtggtgtatatggtgtgtgtggtgtctgtggtgtgtgtgtgtggtgtatatggtgtttgtgctgtctgtgtggagtggtttctgtgtgtgtggtgtgtgtgtagggtgggggggtgtacGGTATGtaatgagtgtgtatgtgtgtggtgaatATGAAGTTTGTGTctggtgagtgtatgtgtgtgtgtgggatgagtgcgtgtgtgttttgtagagagagaggattTGAGAGGTAGAGAACATGtagagaaagaaatagaaaggagatgaaaggagagagaaaggaagaaaaagtagaaaaaaagaaagtgcGGTAGCAAGTAGATGGCGCCCAAGCAGTACAAACACTACAGTACTACAcatggagagaagaggagaagggggaggtagagggaggggagtgggggagagggaggggaggaagagtgcgagggagggaggtagcgggagggggagagagagatagagagggagggtgcgagagaggggaagggggagagagaaagacagggaggtagggagggggaggtagggagggggagggagttagagagggggagggaggtagggagggggagggaggtagagagggggagggaggtaaggagggggagggaggtagagagggggagggaggtagagagggggagagaggtagggagggggagggaggtaaagatggggagggaggtagagagggggagggaggtagagagggggacGGAGGTAGGCAGGGgaagggaggtagagaggg is drawn from Esox lucius isolate fEsoLuc1 chromosome 14, fEsoLuc1.pri, whole genome shotgun sequence and contains these coding sequences:
- the pthlha gene encoding parathyroid hormone-like hormone a, giving the protein MLKMFFPRSVVRQWCFAVFLLCSPVPHDGRPIDALTSRMKRSVTHAQLMHDKGRVLQDFKRRMWLQELLEEVHTAEVRELPVRPAVSSGAGLGLPGVGVSLGLGTPNPHPKPPGGTKNLPITFRMEEEEGTNLPQETNKSQTYGKDGALKDGGKSGAGRKKKGRNGKRREGEKRKRRARSLEREEPGSGYHLEWKRPFLSLH